From a single Rhodococcus qingshengii JCM 15477 genomic region:
- a CDS encoding alpha/beta fold hydrolase: MQTEQSPAVVQSRDGTTIAYERSGAGPAVVLVAGAFCDRGWFDSLAAELAADFTVYSYDRRGRGDSGDSRAFSIDAEVEDLRAVVAATGETPLVYGLSSGAALALEAAAQAVPMRKLAVYEAPYMDDDQRDETAQSDLERLIAGGDREGAVTRFLDLTGASAEMVDEIKRSADWPDMCAIAHTLPYDVAVCDHGCQSLDWLASITVPTLVMYGGDSGQWAPASATRIAAKVSGTKTLEIPGQGHGVADDAIVPALREFFSG; this comes from the coding sequence GTGCAAACAGAGCAATCCCCTGCGGTAGTGCAATCCCGCGACGGTACGACCATCGCATACGAACGCTCCGGTGCCGGACCAGCAGTGGTCCTGGTCGCCGGAGCGTTCTGCGACCGCGGATGGTTCGATTCCCTGGCTGCAGAGTTGGCGGCGGACTTCACGGTGTATTCGTACGACAGGCGCGGACGCGGGGACAGCGGTGACAGTCGCGCGTTCTCGATCGACGCCGAGGTGGAGGACTTGCGGGCGGTCGTCGCTGCCACCGGTGAAACACCGCTCGTTTACGGATTGTCGTCGGGTGCCGCGCTGGCTTTGGAGGCCGCTGCGCAGGCCGTTCCGATGCGTAAGCTCGCCGTCTACGAGGCGCCGTACATGGACGACGACCAGCGTGACGAGACTGCCCAAAGTGACCTGGAGCGATTGATTGCGGGCGGCGACAGGGAAGGTGCTGTGACGCGTTTTCTGGATCTGACCGGTGCATCCGCGGAGATGGTCGACGAGATCAAGCGGAGTGCCGATTGGCCCGACATGTGCGCCATCGCGCACACCTTGCCTTACGACGTCGCGGTGTGTGATCACGGCTGTCAGTCGCTCGACTGGCTTGCCTCCATTACCGTCCCTACATTGGTCATGTACGGCGGTGACAGTGGTCAATGGGCACCTGCCTCGGCGACGAGAATCGCTGCAAAAGTCTCGGGGACAAAGACTTTGGAGATCCCCGGTCAGGGTCACGGCGTTGCCGACGACGCTATTGTCCCGGCTCTGCGTGAGTTCTTTTCCGGCTAA
- a CDS encoding ABC transporter substrate-binding protein encodes MPAQSTLLLPEGYSDNRLVSDLTRRQFGFGAGIAGLGAFLAACGDSGSSSGETEMRSVTTPLGTYDIPVNPKRVVAIDSRLDLEPAVALELPLVGYTYAQATPWVPIDSSVPFLSEIPNREQILALEPDLIVCLNYESEWWPVAEMSTIAPVLTTEFTDDWRTNLSRLSGWLGRTATLDRLTLDYDNLISDIRSRHAEKIASKTVASVSFMPDTNTLYVTSIRTSEKGDKPSDMTLGDIGGKTATSEGLDPEGGVSLEGLDVLAGVDGFMITENEDSAAYQALVASKLWQRLPAVQAGNVTSLGGSTFYGSIYTISYVAQGWDALYNKIS; translated from the coding sequence ATGCCCGCTCAATCCACGCTCTTGCTTCCCGAGGGCTACTCCGACAACCGCCTCGTTTCGGACCTCACACGTCGGCAGTTCGGCTTCGGTGCCGGAATCGCCGGGCTGGGCGCGTTCCTGGCGGCCTGCGGTGACAGCGGGAGCAGTTCGGGTGAAACCGAAATGCGTTCTGTGACGACACCTCTCGGAACGTACGACATTCCTGTCAATCCGAAGAGGGTTGTCGCGATCGACTCGCGGCTCGATCTGGAACCTGCTGTAGCGCTGGAACTTCCGCTCGTCGGCTACACGTACGCCCAGGCGACACCGTGGGTGCCTATCGATTCGTCGGTACCGTTCCTGTCGGAGATCCCCAACCGCGAGCAGATCTTGGCGCTCGAGCCCGACCTGATCGTGTGCCTGAACTACGAGAGCGAGTGGTGGCCGGTGGCCGAGATGTCCACCATCGCACCGGTTCTGACGACAGAGTTCACCGACGACTGGCGCACAAACCTCTCGCGGTTGTCGGGCTGGCTCGGTCGAACGGCCACACTCGATCGATTGACGCTCGACTACGACAATCTGATTTCCGACATCCGCAGTCGTCATGCCGAGAAGATTGCGTCCAAGACCGTCGCCAGTGTCTCGTTCATGCCGGACACGAACACGCTGTACGTCACGAGCATCCGTACCTCCGAGAAGGGCGACAAGCCCAGCGACATGACGCTCGGCGACATCGGTGGCAAAACCGCCACCTCGGAGGGGCTCGATCCCGAGGGCGGCGTCAGCCTCGAAGGCCTCGACGTGCTGGCCGGCGTCGACGGCTTCATGATCACCGAGAACGAGGACAGTGCGGCGTACCAGGCATTGGTGGCGAGCAAGCTGTGGCAGCGACTCCCGGCAGTGCAGGCGGGCAACGTCACCAGTCTGGGTGGCTCTACGTTCTACGGTTCGATCTACACGATTTCGTACGTGGCACAGGGTTGGGATGCCCTGTACAACAAGATCAGCTGA
- the codB gene encoding cytosine permease, whose protein sequence is MSSAVEPATVAGDSESPGHPVDPDYPVTPVPLHARKPFFSLAVVLLGFTIFTPTMLAGAALGTAFSFWKLMVVIAAGSAILGVYVAMMGFVGARTGLTTVVMARYSFGTRGSKLASILLGGTQIGWYGVIIGTIGDLTAQALGWESYLARASVMIAASILMCVTACYGYRGMYWVSLVSTPLILALACWVVFRSLEEVGGFSGLVSVQPQTTMTIALAITTVVGTFVSAGTQAPNWTRFARSGSQAVWACVIGFLLGNGLMILFGAIGAITFHEGDFVLILYNLGLVGWGLVLLFGNLWKSNADTAYAFGVAGAELFRKPRKTPFVIGGCVIGTALALTGVHNHLVDYLSLLGTFIPPLGGVIIADFLCRWRRGIPEGYTPQPVHWRNLAVYAVAAFLAWLSGEFEVGIPPLIGIVVAIALTMFLHKAFGNRSADREVSTSTV, encoded by the coding sequence ATGAGCAGCGCCGTCGAACCTGCCACGGTCGCAGGCGATTCGGAGAGCCCAGGCCACCCGGTCGATCCTGACTATCCCGTCACTCCGGTTCCGCTTCATGCACGAAAGCCGTTCTTCTCGCTCGCGGTGGTGTTGTTGGGGTTCACCATCTTCACGCCGACGATGTTGGCCGGAGCAGCGCTCGGTACCGCGTTCTCGTTCTGGAAACTGATGGTGGTGATCGCCGCCGGATCCGCCATCTTGGGAGTCTACGTCGCCATGATGGGGTTCGTCGGAGCCCGAACCGGACTGACTACAGTTGTGATGGCGCGCTACAGTTTCGGCACTCGCGGGTCCAAGCTCGCTTCGATCCTGCTGGGCGGTACTCAGATCGGCTGGTACGGAGTCATCATCGGCACGATCGGTGATCTCACCGCGCAGGCATTGGGCTGGGAGTCCTATCTCGCGCGGGCGTCGGTGATGATCGCGGCGAGCATCTTGATGTGCGTCACCGCCTGCTACGGCTACCGCGGAATGTATTGGGTCTCGCTCGTCTCGACGCCCTTGATCCTGGCGTTGGCCTGCTGGGTCGTATTCCGGTCCCTCGAGGAAGTCGGTGGGTTCTCCGGCCTGGTCTCGGTTCAACCGCAGACGACCATGACGATCGCGCTCGCAATCACCACTGTGGTCGGCACGTTTGTATCGGCGGGAACGCAAGCGCCCAACTGGACCAGGTTTGCCCGTTCCGGATCACAAGCGGTGTGGGCCTGCGTTATCGGGTTCCTCCTCGGAAACGGATTGATGATCCTGTTCGGTGCCATCGGAGCTATCACGTTCCACGAGGGTGACTTCGTGTTGATCCTCTACAACCTCGGGCTTGTCGGCTGGGGCCTGGTCTTGCTGTTCGGAAACCTCTGGAAGAGCAACGCAGACACCGCATACGCATTCGGAGTGGCCGGTGCCGAACTGTTCAGAAAGCCCCGCAAGACCCCGTTCGTCATCGGTGGATGTGTGATCGGCACGGCGCTCGCTCTGACCGGTGTGCACAACCATCTGGTCGACTACCTGAGCCTGCTCGGAACTTTCATCCCGCCATTGGGCGGCGTGATCATCGCTGACTTCCTGTGCCGGTGGCGGCGAGGCATCCCCGAGGGGTACACCCCGCAGCCGGTCCACTGGCGAAACCTGGCCGTCTATGCCGTCGCAGCGTTCCTCGCTTGGCTTTCCGGTGAGTTCGAGGTGGGAATCCCGCCGCTGATCGGAATCGTGGTAGCCATTGCACTGACGATGTTCCTGCACAAGGCGTTTGGCAACAGATCGGCAGATCGGGAGGTCTCGACCTCCACCGTCTGA
- a CDS encoding nucleotidyltransferase family protein — MSTCGILLAAGAGSRMGKPKALVTNTEGQSWLHHGVTTLQSAGLSPVIVVLGAQAEDALELLPTTDVIVVISDWQHGMSASLRCGLEAAMRIDDADAAAISLVDVPDLNADTVTRIVGHSSPSRNILRRAVFHGRPGHPVLIGRDHWPTLAKSLTGDGGANTYLREHGVELVECSDLSSGVDVDYPEA, encoded by the coding sequence ATGTCTACGTGCGGGATCCTGCTGGCGGCAGGGGCCGGATCCCGCATGGGCAAACCCAAAGCGCTCGTCACAAACACCGAGGGTCAGTCTTGGCTCCACCACGGGGTGACGACACTGCAGTCCGCAGGCCTCTCACCGGTCATCGTGGTGCTCGGCGCGCAGGCAGAGGACGCCCTCGAACTACTGCCCACCACCGATGTCATTGTGGTGATATCGGATTGGCAACACGGAATGAGCGCGTCACTGCGCTGCGGACTCGAAGCCGCCATGCGAATCGACGACGCAGATGCGGCAGCGATCTCCCTGGTCGACGTCCCGGACCTCAACGCAGACACCGTGACGCGGATCGTGGGTCACAGCTCCCCATCACGAAACATACTGCGAAGAGCTGTCTTTCACGGCCGTCCCGGCCATCCCGTCCTGATCGGACGCGATCACTGGCCGACGCTTGCAAAGTCACTCACCGGGGACGGCGGCGCCAACACCTACCTACGCGAACACGGGGTCGAGTTGGTGGAGTGCAGCGACCTCAGCAGCGGCGTCGACGTCGACTACCCCGAAGCCTGA
- a CDS encoding transglutaminase-like domain-containing protein has translation MKRTVAALLDIEIDEATNLEFKIAVTRAPGVELLETMSFVHDGNPLEPREITAEHGTRIHLLDCAPGKLIVSYDATVIGRAEPASVSDYDVSKYLRPSRYAEADKFFGFVAGQFDLATPPAELLVEVTRWVSTHLSYVPGTSRGTDSAVDTLLAGAGVCRDYSHLTISLLRAVGIPARLVAVYAPGCDPMDFHAVVEANIDHVWRVVDATQLAPRSNLVRISTGRDAADTAFLDNHGGSITLHASEVRAVVDGVLDNDDYATLTSIG, from the coding sequence ATGAAACGTACCGTCGCCGCCCTGCTCGACATCGAGATCGACGAGGCGACCAACCTGGAGTTCAAGATCGCGGTGACGCGCGCGCCGGGTGTCGAACTGCTGGAAACGATGTCGTTCGTCCATGACGGCAATCCGCTCGAACCCCGCGAGATCACCGCCGAACACGGTACCCGGATCCACCTACTCGACTGTGCTCCAGGCAAACTGATCGTCAGCTACGACGCAACCGTCATCGGCCGCGCAGAACCGGCGTCGGTCAGCGACTACGACGTGTCGAAATATCTGCGCCCCAGCCGGTATGCCGAGGCCGACAAGTTCTTCGGTTTTGTCGCCGGGCAATTCGATCTCGCCACTCCCCCGGCCGAACTCCTCGTCGAAGTCACTCGCTGGGTGAGTACACATTTGAGTTATGTTCCCGGCACCAGTCGCGGCACCGACAGTGCGGTCGACACCTTGCTCGCCGGCGCCGGAGTGTGCCGCGACTACTCGCACCTGACCATCTCACTGCTGCGCGCCGTGGGGATTCCCGCTCGACTGGTGGCTGTCTACGCGCCGGGCTGCGATCCGATGGATTTTCACGCCGTAGTCGAAGCCAATATCGACCACGTCTGGCGCGTGGTCGATGCAACGCAATTGGCGCCGCGCAGCAATCTTGTGCGCATCTCGACCGGCCGAGATGCCGCAGACACAGCCTTCCTCGACAATCACGGCGGTTCGATCACGTTGCACGCCTCGGAAGTTCGCGCAGTCGTCGACGGCGTTCTCGACAACGACGACTACGCAACACTCACATCGATCGGCTGA
- a CDS encoding alpha/beta hydrolase encodes MQHEESSFTGVAGTKIVYDVWTPDREPTGVLVLCHGLGEHARRYDHVAARLGELGLIVYAPDHRGHGRSGGKRVHLKEFSDFTDDVHTLFSIVTAAHPGKDKFLLGHSMGGAIALSYALDHQADLKALALSGPAVIIATGTPKIVMQLGKIVGKYLPDVPVENLEAAAVSRDQKVVDKYNADPLVHHGKVPAGIARGMITAAEGFPARLPSLTIPVLLQHGSDDRLTDPAGSKLVADLAGSSDVTLKVYDGLYHEIFNEPEQEEVLNDLVEWLRPRVTGA; translated from the coding sequence ATGCAGCACGAAGAGTCGTCGTTCACCGGAGTGGCCGGCACCAAGATCGTCTACGACGTGTGGACACCGGACCGCGAACCCACCGGGGTTCTCGTCCTGTGCCACGGACTCGGCGAACACGCGAGGCGCTACGACCATGTTGCTGCGCGGCTCGGGGAACTCGGGCTCATCGTGTACGCACCCGACCATCGCGGGCACGGACGCTCTGGCGGCAAGCGCGTTCACCTCAAGGAATTCTCCGACTTCACCGACGACGTCCACACGTTGTTCTCGATCGTGACGGCGGCACATCCCGGCAAGGACAAGTTCCTGCTCGGGCACAGCATGGGCGGCGCGATCGCCCTTTCCTACGCCCTCGACCATCAGGCCGATCTCAAAGCCCTCGCCCTGTCCGGACCTGCGGTGATCATCGCAACCGGCACTCCGAAGATCGTGATGCAGCTGGGCAAGATCGTCGGCAAATACCTCCCGGACGTGCCCGTCGAGAACCTGGAAGCTGCTGCCGTATCGCGTGATCAGAAGGTCGTCGACAAGTACAACGCCGACCCGCTGGTTCACCACGGCAAGGTTCCCGCCGGCATCGCGCGCGGCATGATCACCGCCGCGGAAGGCTTCCCGGCGCGGCTGCCCTCGCTCACCATTCCCGTACTGCTTCAACACGGCTCGGACGACCGTTTGACGGACCCGGCCGGCAGCAAGCTCGTCGCAGATCTGGCCGGCTCTTCGGATGTCACCTTGAAGGTGTACGACGGCCTGTACCACGAGATCTTCAACGAGCCTGAGCAGGAAGAAGTTCTGAACGATCTGGTCGAGTGGCTGCGTCCGCGGGTCACCGGAGCATAG
- a CDS encoding formylglycine-generating enzyme family protein yields MTGAAELMIEIPAGEVHLRDDRKGTAWTSKVESFRLARHLTTRALLHGDSSDDSSKPAVDLSWKDAIATCNTLSVADGLTPAYRDVDTDSPQWDRGATGYRLATEAEWQYACKAGTSGYRYGEIDEIAWYRDNSEGRAHPVGTKTPNNWGLYDMIGNVWEWCWDLYDPEVYGTYRIFRGGSWAESERGCGATVRRRSHPTFAIDDLGFRLAQTI; encoded by the coding sequence ATGACCGGAGCAGCGGAGTTGATGATCGAGATCCCTGCCGGCGAGGTGCACCTTCGGGACGACCGCAAAGGTACTGCGTGGACCTCGAAAGTCGAATCCTTCCGCCTCGCACGCCATCTCACCACCAGGGCGCTGCTTCACGGAGATTCGTCGGACGATTCGAGCAAACCAGCGGTCGACCTTTCATGGAAGGACGCCATCGCAACCTGCAACACACTTTCGGTCGCGGACGGTCTGACACCCGCATATCGAGACGTCGACACCGATTCTCCGCAGTGGGACCGGGGCGCAACTGGCTACCGGCTCGCCACCGAGGCCGAGTGGCAGTACGCATGCAAGGCCGGCACCTCCGGCTACCGCTACGGCGAGATCGACGAGATTGCCTGGTACAGAGACAATTCAGAGGGTAGAGCGCATCCCGTCGGAACCAAGACACCCAACAACTGGGGCCTGTACGACATGATCGGCAATGTCTGGGAATGGTGCTGGGATCTCTACGACCCCGAGGTGTACGGCACGTACCGGATCTTCCGCGGCGGCAGTTGGGCCGAAAGTGAGCGCGGTTGTGGCGCTACCGTAAGGAGGCGAAGCCACCCGACGTTTGCTATCGACGACTTGGGATTTCGCCTAGCTCAGACGATCTGA
- a CDS encoding DUF6670 family protein: MTGQTVDRSDPVPATRSRRLWRPAVRALLDGALPLIDKRMAESVRPFDRPDMMRPHLASRKFAWTHYGIFVPRLPGPLRYLNTMTLIGATGTVVFDNDYLAAPDARNTATVLSSTAAPGHHFYRAYDAADECAFEEDGSRIAFGDNLIIENSYPNFRVTGRYDSFDVDLEIVATDQASWFVRNPVYDHVSLLAQCSGTIASPDGPVSISAPCTVEYARCMTPQSLTRRALPESWKLPADFFTYQIVQLDDRHQLLLTDVRASGVTACKLAYIRTVDGSAKVFDDVEFDVLEYADALHVDPQGREMRVPRVLRWQVRDYGRTVVEFEAEIDSEWRYGHGKGYVGAYTYRGSFDGASINGTGYIEWVDCEV; the protein is encoded by the coding sequence GTGACCGGACAAACCGTTGATCGTTCCGACCCTGTTCCCGCCACCCGCTCGCGCCGATTGTGGCGACCCGCGGTTCGGGCCTTGCTGGACGGCGCGCTACCGCTGATCGACAAGCGAATGGCGGAATCGGTACGCCCGTTCGATCGGCCCGACATGATGCGTCCGCACCTGGCTTCGCGGAAGTTCGCGTGGACGCACTACGGGATCTTCGTTCCCCGGCTGCCAGGGCCTCTCCGTTACCTCAACACCATGACGTTGATCGGTGCAACCGGGACGGTGGTGTTCGACAACGACTATCTCGCTGCACCAGACGCGCGAAACACCGCAACCGTGCTGAGTTCCACCGCAGCGCCGGGCCATCACTTCTACCGGGCGTACGACGCTGCCGATGAGTGTGCATTCGAAGAAGATGGTTCGCGAATCGCCTTCGGTGACAACCTGATCATCGAGAACAGCTATCCGAACTTCCGTGTCACCGGGCGATACGACTCATTCGACGTCGATCTCGAGATCGTGGCAACGGACCAAGCGTCGTGGTTCGTGCGTAATCCCGTCTACGACCACGTCAGTCTGCTGGCACAGTGCTCCGGAACAATTGCGAGTCCGGATGGACCGGTGAGTATTTCGGCTCCGTGCACCGTCGAGTACGCGCGGTGCATGACACCGCAATCGTTGACTCGCCGCGCGCTTCCCGAGTCGTGGAAGCTCCCGGCCGATTTTTTCACCTACCAGATCGTTCAACTGGACGACCGGCATCAGTTGTTGCTCACCGATGTTCGAGCGTCAGGCGTTACGGCGTGCAAGCTCGCCTACATTCGGACTGTCGACGGTAGTGCGAAGGTCTTCGACGACGTCGAGTTCGACGTGCTCGAGTACGCCGACGCATTGCACGTCGACCCACAGGGTCGCGAGATGCGTGTGCCGCGCGTACTGCGTTGGCAGGTGCGCGATTACGGTAGGACGGTCGTGGAGTTCGAGGCCGAGATCGACTCGGAGTGGCGCTACGGTCACGGCAAGGGATACGTCGGCGCGTACACCTACCGGGGAAGCTTCGACGGTGCGTCGATCAACGGCACCGGTTACATCGAATGGGTGGACTGCGAAGTGTAA
- a CDS encoding nucleoside deaminase, whose translation MNHPAHTDEYFLGLAIEQAKIGWEEGGVPIGAALIHRGEVLAVGRNRRVQMNSAIRHGETDCIERAGRLPASVYRECVLYTTLSPCFMCAGTARLYEIPRIVVGENRSFEASEEWLRSSGIQVDVVDDAECVALMDRMLAERPSLWLEDIGEVV comes from the coding sequence ATGAATCATCCGGCACACACCGATGAGTATTTTCTCGGACTTGCGATCGAACAGGCGAAGATCGGTTGGGAGGAGGGCGGCGTGCCGATCGGCGCGGCGCTGATTCACCGCGGCGAGGTTCTCGCAGTCGGACGTAACCGTCGGGTCCAGATGAACAGCGCCATCCGTCATGGAGAGACCGACTGCATCGAGCGCGCCGGACGACTGCCGGCCTCGGTGTATCGCGAGTGTGTCCTCTACACGACTTTGTCGCCGTGCTTCATGTGCGCCGGAACGGCGCGCCTGTACGAGATCCCGCGAATCGTGGTCGGCGAAAATCGTTCCTTCGAGGCATCGGAGGAATGGTTGCGCAGCAGCGGAATTCAGGTCGACGTCGTCGACGACGCGGAGTGTGTGGCACTGATGGACCGCATGCTGGCCGAGCGCCCGAGCCTGTGGCTCGAAGACATCGGCGAAGTTGTATGA
- a CDS encoding alpha/beta hydrolase — protein MRTRDSTVWHWNVSPRARVIFCLTRTFVKPMFTLWPTTERGIRQLERLDAMADKLPKPKNLDIEPFTLGGVPSEKVQHPRKAQGELAGATILYFHGGGFVFCGLATHRALCGLLSAKAGVPVISVRYRQLPEGSIGTSVKDAMAAYTALLETAENPNKIVVAGDSAGGYLAMKVAEITALRGITRPAAVVGYSPLLNVNLEDHDPDFMKRDAYLPMSQVEKLKDRWLEGPDEIPGAQSPINADASLIPPSFLVSAEYELMRPDVEIMTENLIKAGQAVETHIWSGQIHAFPVIGKALREGKAIVDLTIKFLERTMASQNQISA, from the coding sequence ATGCGGACGCGAGATTCGACGGTATGGCATTGGAACGTGAGTCCGCGAGCGCGGGTTATCTTCTGCCTGACCAGGACGTTCGTGAAGCCGATGTTCACCCTCTGGCCGACCACCGAACGTGGTATCCGCCAACTCGAGCGACTCGACGCGATGGCGGACAAACTGCCGAAGCCGAAGAACCTCGATATCGAGCCTTTCACGCTGGGTGGTGTGCCCAGCGAGAAGGTGCAGCATCCACGCAAAGCGCAGGGCGAGTTGGCCGGCGCCACGATCCTCTACTTCCACGGAGGGGGATTCGTCTTCTGCGGTCTGGCAACGCACCGGGCACTGTGCGGTTTGCTCTCTGCGAAGGCCGGAGTACCGGTGATCTCCGTGCGCTACCGCCAGCTGCCGGAAGGTTCCATCGGCACCTCCGTCAAGGACGCAATGGCCGCGTACACCGCGTTGCTCGAGACAGCCGAAAACCCGAACAAGATTGTGGTTGCCGGTGACTCGGCGGGCGGATACCTGGCCATGAAGGTCGCCGAAATTACCGCACTGCGCGGAATCACGCGGCCCGCTGCCGTGGTGGGATATTCCCCTCTTCTCAACGTGAACCTCGAGGACCATGATCCCGATTTCATGAAACGTGATGCCTACCTACCGATGTCACAGGTCGAAAAGCTCAAGGACCGGTGGCTCGAGGGTCCGGACGAGATTCCTGGTGCGCAGTCGCCGATCAACGCCGACGCCAGTCTGATTCCGCCGTCGTTCCTGGTGTCCGCCGAATACGAACTGATGCGTCCGGACGTCGAGATCATGACCGAAAACTTGATCAAGGCAGGACAAGCCGTCGAAACGCACATCTGGAGTGGGCAGATCCATGCTTTCCCGGTGATCGGGAAAGCTCTTCGGGAGGGGAAGGCGATCGTCGATCTCACGATCAAGTTCCTCGAGCGAACGATGGCATCGCAGAACCAGATCAGCGCCTGA
- a CDS encoding mechanosensitive ion channel family protein produces MEMISEIQAWELTDTNRDWLIHRPVEIAIYVALAVVLRFALHRGIDRMSKPRKSPNAKVNERRSQRARTIGSVLKSTVSIVILVWCVLQILGILGINVAPFIASAGVIGLAIGFGAQNLVRDFLSGIFMLLEDQYGVGDVVDLGDAVGTVETVGLRVTTIRDVNGTLWYCRNGEILRVGNMSQGYATAVLDLPIAHNANVHKACEVATRAVLEAAESEPIRADMIDKPEMLGVNSVTAEAITIRVTAQVKPGRQWAVQRAFARSALTAFEEQGIEAPYLPVLR; encoded by the coding sequence ATGGAGATGATTTCCGAAATACAAGCATGGGAACTGACCGATACCAACCGAGACTGGTTGATTCACCGACCCGTCGAGATCGCGATCTACGTGGCGCTCGCAGTCGTTCTGCGCTTCGCACTGCACCGCGGGATCGATCGAATGTCGAAGCCTCGCAAGTCTCCGAACGCCAAGGTGAACGAGCGCAGATCGCAGCGAGCCCGGACCATCGGTTCGGTACTCAAATCGACGGTGTCCATCGTCATCCTGGTCTGGTGTGTGCTGCAGATTCTCGGCATCCTCGGGATCAACGTCGCGCCGTTCATCGCATCCGCCGGCGTCATCGGCCTTGCCATCGGTTTCGGTGCACAAAACCTGGTGCGTGACTTCCTCTCCGGCATCTTCATGTTGCTCGAGGATCAGTACGGTGTCGGCGACGTCGTCGATCTCGGCGACGCGGTCGGCACCGTCGAAACAGTGGGCCTGCGCGTCACCACGATTCGAGATGTGAACGGCACCTTGTGGTACTGCCGCAACGGCGAAATCCTGCGAGTGGGCAACATGAGTCAGGGTTACGCCACTGCAGTTCTCGATCTCCCGATCGCCCACAATGCGAACGTGCACAAAGCGTGTGAGGTGGCGACGCGAGCTGTCCTCGAGGCGGCAGAGTCCGAACCGATCAGGGCGGACATGATCGACAAGCCGGAGATGCTGGGAGTCAATTCGGTTACTGCCGAGGCAATTACCATTCGAGTGACGGCGCAGGTCAAGCCTGGGCGCCAATGGGCAGTCCAGCGCGCATTTGCGCGCTCGGCTCTGACTGCGTTCGAAGAGCAGGGTATCGAGGCACCGTACCTGCCTGTTCTGCGATGA
- a CDS encoding helix-turn-helix domain-containing protein, whose protein sequence is MRRQSLYARLTRIEKLMGVSLDDPAQVVCLGLALTAWRMRTGLDPQAAFERLPG, encoded by the coding sequence ATTCGGCGTCAGTCGCTTTATGCACGGCTCACGCGTATCGAGAAGCTGATGGGTGTTTCCCTCGACGATCCGGCACAGGTGGTCTGCCTCGGACTTGCGCTGACCGCATGGCGCATGCGCACCGGCCTTGATCCACAAGCAGCGTTCGAGCGTCTCCCCGGGTGA
- a CDS encoding DUF2461 domain-containing protein, giving the protein MAAFTGIPVAALDFYEDLEADNSKTWWAAHKETYDEVVRRPMASLTAALEDEFGTAKLFRPYRDVRFSKDKIPYKTHQGAFVGLAESCGYYVQIDAAGLMVAGGFYASSSETIARYRAAVDDDVRGPELEKILASVEKAGFTIGGDKLKTAPRGYTVDHPRIELLRHKSLTAGRSYPSPSWLDSARTLKEVRTAWRALTPLVEWSGQVLGPN; this is encoded by the coding sequence ATGGCTGCGTTCACTGGCATACCCGTTGCTGCACTCGATTTCTACGAAGACCTGGAAGCCGACAACAGCAAGACCTGGTGGGCAGCGCACAAGGAGACGTACGACGAAGTGGTTCGTCGTCCGATGGCGTCGTTGACCGCGGCGTTGGAGGACGAATTCGGCACGGCCAAGCTCTTTCGGCCGTATCGTGACGTTCGATTCTCGAAGGACAAGATCCCGTACAAGACGCACCAGGGAGCGTTCGTCGGTCTCGCCGAGAGCTGTGGCTACTACGTGCAGATCGACGCGGCAGGGTTGATGGTGGCCGGTGGTTTCTACGCCAGCAGTTCGGAGACCATCGCGCGTTATCGTGCGGCTGTCGACGACGACGTTCGAGGGCCGGAGCTCGAGAAGATCCTGGCCTCCGTCGAGAAGGCCGGATTCACGATCGGCGGCGACAAGCTCAAGACGGCGCCTCGCGGATACACGGTCGATCACCCGCGGATCGAATTGCTGCGTCACAAGTCGCTGACTGCTGGTCGTAGTTACCCAAGCCCGTCGTGGCTAGACAGCGCCAGGACATTGAAGGAAGTTCGCACAGCGTGGCGCGCACTGACGCCTTTGGTCGAATGGTCCGGACAGGTGCTCGGACCGAACTGA